The following are from one region of the Yoonia sp. R2331 genome:
- the cobU gene encoding bifunctional adenosylcobinamide kinase/adenosylcobinamide-phosphate guanylyltransferase encodes MINTLTLVLGGAASGKSAFAEDLVQLIGGKRIYIATAQAFDDEMRKKISRHIAQRGDGWHTVEAPLDVPSALRDRQPDEVVLLDCATLWLTNHMLAEHDLDAQQADLLSSLAECPCPVVVVSNEVGQGVVPDNALARRFRAAQGHLNQRIAAQSDCTVFVTAGLPQILKGALPA; translated from the coding sequence ATGATCAACACCTTAACCCTCGTGCTTGGTGGTGCCGCATCCGGCAAGTCAGCCTTTGCCGAAGATTTGGTGCAACTTATTGGTGGAAAACGCATTTACATCGCGACAGCCCAAGCGTTTGACGACGAAATGCGCAAGAAAATTTCCCGTCACATCGCGCAGCGTGGCGATGGCTGGCACACGGTCGAAGCGCCGCTTGATGTTCCCAGTGCGCTCAGGGACCGCCAACCGGATGAGGTTGTCCTGCTGGATTGCGCCACTCTTTGGCTGACCAATCATATGCTGGCAGAGCATGACCTGGACGCCCAACAGGCCGACCTTTTGTCGTCCCTTGCCGAATGTCCCTGCCCTGTTGTCGTGGTCTCGAACGAGGTGGGGCAAGGCGTTGTACCGGATAACGCGCTGGCGCGCCGGTTCCGCGCGGCACAGGGACACTTGAATCAACGCATCGCAGCGCAAAGCGACTGCACGGTATTTGTTACCGCCGGTCTACCGCAAATCCTCAAAGGGGCGCTGCCGGCATGA
- a CDS encoding RNA polymerase factor sigma-32 produces MALDGFADQSLSRTAMKAELLDAETELQLAYAWRDQRCEKSLHRLITAYMRLAISMASKFKRYGAPMNDLIQEASVGLMKAADKFDPDRGVRFSTYAVWWIKASIQDYVMRNWSMVRTGSTSSQKSLFFNMRRVQARLEREAAAEGRVLEGHVMRKLIASEVGVPLHDVEMMEGRLSGSDFSLNATQSTEDEGREWIDALEDDSAQAAENVENSHDNATLRQWLLSALTDLNERERFIVRERKLRDDPRTLESLGTELGLSKERVRQLEAAAFGKMRKKLEATSTEVHRFLA; encoded by the coding sequence ATGGCCTTAGACGGATTTGCAGACCAAAGCCTTTCGCGGACCGCGATGAAGGCAGAGCTATTGGACGCCGAAACCGAGCTGCAGTTGGCGTATGCCTGGCGTGACCAGCGTTGCGAAAAATCGCTGCACCGCCTGATCACCGCGTATATGCGCCTCGCAATCTCAATGGCCTCGAAATTCAAGCGCTACGGCGCGCCGATGAACGATCTTATCCAAGAGGCATCTGTCGGCCTGATGAAGGCAGCTGACAAGTTCGACCCCGATCGCGGCGTCCGCTTTTCGACCTACGCTGTCTGGTGGATCAAGGCGTCCATTCAGGACTACGTGATGCGGAATTGGTCGATGGTGCGGACCGGGTCCACGTCCTCTCAAAAGTCGCTGTTCTTCAACATGCGCCGCGTTCAGGCCCGGCTAGAGCGTGAAGCGGCCGCCGAAGGTCGCGTGTTGGAAGGCCACGTGATGCGGAAATTGATCGCGTCCGAGGTCGGCGTGCCGTTGCATGATGTTGAGATGATGGAGGGGCGTTTGTCAGGCTCTGATTTCTCGCTCAATGCGACGCAATCGACCGAGGATGAGGGACGCGAGTGGATTGACGCACTCGAAGACGATTCTGCGCAAGCGGCGGAAAACGTTGAGAACTCTCACGACAATGCGACCCTGCGCCAATGGTTGCTCTCCGCACTGACCGACCTCAATGAGCGTGAACGCTTCATCGTCCGAGAGCGCAAGTTGCGCGACGATCCCCGGACTTTGGAAAGCCTCGGGACAGAGCTTGGGCTGTCAAAGGAACGGGTGCGGCAGCTAGAGGCCGCAGCCTTCGGCAAGATGCGCAAGAAGCTCGAAGCGACCAGCACAGAGGTTCACCGCTTCTTGGCGTGA
- the coaBC gene encoding bifunctional phosphopantothenoylcysteine decarboxylase/phosphopantothenate--cysteine ligase CoaBC → MLANKHILVIIGGGIAAFKALDLIRRLRERGATVTPVLTNAGAEFVTPLSVSALAGNKVFQQLFDLNDESEMGHIELSRAADLIVVAPGTADLMAKMAAGLANDLASTLLLATDKRVLVAPSMNVRMWQHPATQRNLATLNDDGILLVGPNEGDMACGEYGPGRMAEPLEIVDAIDAALADGPLKDKHVLVTSGPTHEPIDPVRYIANRSSGAQGTAIAKALKALGADVTFVTGPADVPPPMDVTVVKVQTALDMSKAVADALPADAAVFAAAVADWRVKNAGDSKIKKDGKGLPSLDFAENPDILAGVAQMKAGRPKLVVGFAAETDDVIKHATAKRDRKGCDWIVANDVSPATGIMGGAENDVTLITADGAEDWPRMGKAAVAARLAEKIAAALSDG, encoded by the coding sequence ATGCTGGCAAACAAACACATATTGGTGATCATCGGTGGCGGGATCGCGGCCTTCAAGGCGCTGGACCTGATCCGCCGCCTGCGCGAGCGCGGTGCGACGGTGACCCCGGTGCTGACGAATGCGGGGGCAGAGTTTGTCACGCCGCTGTCGGTTTCTGCCTTGGCGGGCAACAAGGTATTTCAGCAACTTTTTGATCTCAATGATGAATCCGAGATGGGGCATATTGAGCTGTCACGTGCGGCGGATCTGATTGTCGTGGCCCCAGGCACGGCTGATCTGATGGCCAAGATGGCGGCAGGGCTGGCGAATGACCTTGCCTCGACCCTGCTTTTGGCAACTGACAAACGGGTGCTGGTGGCCCCGTCGATGAATGTGCGGATGTGGCAGCATCCGGCGACCCAGCGCAATCTGGCGACGCTGAACGATGACGGTATCCTGCTTGTCGGCCCGAATGAGGGCGATATGGCCTGCGGCGAATACGGGCCGGGCCGAATGGCGGAACCTCTTGAAATTGTTGACGCAATTGATGCCGCCTTGGCGGATGGCCCGTTGAAGGACAAGCATGTTCTCGTCACCTCTGGCCCAACACATGAGCCGATTGACCCGGTCCGCTATATCGCCAACCGGTCGTCCGGCGCGCAAGGCACAGCAATTGCGAAGGCGTTGAAAGCGCTCGGGGCAGATGTGACTTTTGTCACCGGCCCCGCGGACGTGCCGCCGCCGATGGATGTCACTGTTGTGAAGGTGCAGACAGCATTGGACATGTCCAAAGCGGTTGCGGACGCGCTGCCCGCAGATGCGGCCGTATTTGCGGCCGCCGTTGCCGACTGGCGCGTCAAAAACGCGGGCGATAGCAAAATCAAGAAAGACGGTAAGGGTTTGCCATCATTGGATTTTGCGGAAAACCCCGACATCCTTGCCGGTGTGGCGCAGATGAAAGCCGGGCGCCCGAAACTGGTGGTCGGATTTGCCGCCGAAACGGACGATGTGATCAAACATGCCACGGCCAAACGGGACCGAAAGGGCTGTGACTGGATCGTCGCCAACGATGTCTCACCTGCGACGGGCATCATGGGCGGGGCTGAAAACGACGTGACCCTGATTACTGCAGACGGCGCAGAGGACTGGCCCCGGATGGGCAAGGCGGCTGTCGCAGCGCGTTTGGCGGAAAAAATCGCGGCCGCACTCTCAGACGGTTAA
- the dut gene encoding dUTP diphosphatase translates to MKPLIKIAWAPGADMDLPLPSYATAGAAGADVCANIPDHKRIILAPRARKLIPTGLRMAIPAGFEVQIRPRSGLALKHGIGMVNAPGTIDSDYRGPVGVILINHGQEDFTVTHGMRIAQMVVAPVTVADFALGDLDETARGSGGFGSTGFTS, encoded by the coding sequence ATGAAACCTTTGATCAAAATCGCCTGGGCGCCGGGCGCGGATATGGACCTGCCGTTGCCATCCTATGCGACGGCGGGGGCTGCCGGGGCAGATGTCTGCGCCAATATCCCTGATCACAAAAGGATAATTCTGGCCCCGCGCGCCCGCAAACTGATCCCAACCGGGTTGCGCATGGCGATCCCGGCGGGGTTCGAGGTGCAGATCAGGCCAAGGTCGGGGCTGGCGCTGAAGCATGGGATCGGCATGGTCAATGCGCCCGGCACCATCGACAGCGACTATCGTGGGCCTGTCGGCGTGATCTTGATTAACCATGGCCAGGAAGATTTCACCGTGACTCACGGGATGCGCATTGCGCAGATGGTGGTGGCCCCGGTCACGGTCGCGGACTTTGCGCTGGGCGATCTGGATGAAACGGCGCGCGGCAGCGGTGGCTTTGGGTCGACCGGGTTCACATCGTGA
- a CDS encoding ThiF family adenylyltransferase — MIMVGAMAAVLWITGMVMGTPRQARWTMIGILMVAVIAGHIVLPDGHPLREATGGDARLWLLILAGGALVWGYGRILGRLRRRAEARDAPAPKAGGFSPTELDRYARHIILREVGGPGQKALKEAQVLVVGAGGLGSPALQYLAAAGVGTIGVIDDDVVDNANLQRQVIHVDAAIGAPKVHSAAEAIAAQNPFVTVRPYQRRLTEEIAAELFADYDLILDGSDNFDTRYLVNQVAVAQGKPLIAAALTQWEGQISLYDPKRGGPCYRCLFPQAPDASLVPTCAEAGVIGPLPGVVGSMMAVEAVKQITDAGEGLRGRLLIYDALYAETRVIAAKARADCPDCGGQGLQGA; from the coding sequence GTGATTATGGTCGGCGCGATGGCGGCGGTGCTTTGGATCACCGGCATGGTGATGGGCACCCCGCGTCAGGCGCGCTGGACGATGATCGGCATTCTGATGGTTGCGGTCATTGCGGGCCACATCGTCTTGCCGGACGGCCATCCGCTGCGCGAGGCAACGGGCGGCGACGCGCGGCTGTGGTTATTGATCCTTGCCGGTGGTGCGCTTGTCTGGGGGTATGGGCGCATTTTGGGCCGGTTGCGTCGGCGGGCAGAAGCGCGGGATGCTCCTGCGCCAAAGGCTGGCGGGTTTTCACCGACCGAGCTGGACCGCTATGCCCGGCACATTATCCTGCGCGAGGTTGGTGGACCGGGGCAAAAGGCCCTGAAAGAGGCGCAGGTCTTGGTGGTTGGTGCAGGTGGGCTGGGATCGCCCGCGCTGCAATACCTTGCGGCGGCGGGCGTCGGCACCATTGGGGTGATTGATGATGATGTGGTGGACAATGCCAACCTGCAACGGCAGGTGATCCATGTTGATGCGGCCATTGGTGCGCCCAAAGTGCACTCTGCGGCAGAGGCGATTGCGGCGCAAAACCCCTTTGTCACCGTGCGACCCTATCAGCGGCGCTTGACCGAAGAGATCGCAGCGGAGTTGTTTGCTGATTACGATCTGATCCTGGATGGGTCCGACAATTTTGATACTCGCTACTTGGTGAACCAGGTGGCTGTTGCGCAGGGCAAGCCCCTGATCGCTGCGGCACTGACGCAATGGGAAGGTCAAATCAGCCTTTATGATCCAAAGCGCGGAGGCCCCTGTTATCGTTGCCTTTTTCCGCAGGCCCCTGACGCGTCTTTGGTGCCAACCTGTGCCGAAGCGGGCGTGATCGGGCCGTTGCCCGGTGTGGTTGGATCCATGATGGCAGTCGAGGCGGTCAAGCAGATCACAGACGCGGGCGAAGGGCTGCGTGGGCGCTTGCTGATTTATGATGCACTTTACGCGGAAACTCGGGTGATCGCAGCCAAAGCGCGCGCGGATTGCCCCGATTGTGGTGGGCAGGGCTTGCAAGGGGCGTGA